From Ovis aries strain OAR_USU_Benz2616 breed Rambouillet chromosome 25, ARS-UI_Ramb_v3.0, whole genome shotgun sequence:
TCACCACGCGTCCTGTCCGAGTCAGCTCGGGCTACCGTAATAAAATACCACGGGccgggtggcttaaacagcaggaatctgttttctcccagttctggaggccagaagtccaagatcacGGTGCCGGCAGTGAGGGTTTTTCTTGCGGCCTCTCTGCTTGGCTCGCACGTGGCCCCTCCTTGCTGTGTCTGAGCATGCTCTTAGCTCTGTGTTTGCAGCCCTGGTGTTTGCTTGTGTATCCAAATCTCCTTTTCTTATAAaaacaccagtcagattggatcCGGGCCCATGCTGagggcctcattttaacttaattacctctttaaagactaTCTCCAAGTACAGTTTAAATTCTGAAGTCCTGGGAGTTGGGACACTTCAACGCAAGAATTTGGGGCAAGCGTCAGGGACAGAATTCAGTTCATAATGTGTTCCTCTGTCTTCCCACTAGTTTTTAACGAGTATCAGAGAATGACAGGACGTGACATTGAGAAGAGCATCTGCCGGGAGATGTCTGGGGACCTGGAGCAGGGCATGCTGGCTGTGGGTAGGTGTCTCAGCCCGCCCCCTGGGGCCTGGGGTGTGTTGTGAGTTTTCTGGGTGCTCATCCACCCTGTGGTTGAGGACGAGCATAGTGAAAGGGTCCAAGATTGTTAAATCCAGCTGCCTACGCAGTGGGAAATCAGGCTGCTTCCTGGATCACTGTGTAGTTGTGCCCCCAGCGGTCTTGTTTATATTTCAAGCCCAGCCCCGGGAGGGAGCTGCAGTGTGAGCACCAGTGGGAGCACGACCAGCCGCTCTCCGGGAGGAAGATGACTCATATCCTGCCAAGTCTTCTCTAAAAATACATCCCTGCAGGCAGTTGTCAGATGTTTGTGATGGAAACACGTGGAAAGGCTTTTTTTTACTTGCAACAGCAAAACAGGCCCTGGCTGAGGAAAGCTGGCGTAGCTCCCAGGACGCTGTGCGCCTCCCACGGTGCCTGGGTTCTGCCCTCCAGAGCAGGGCCTGGCACGCTCCAGGCCAgtcctcccccagccctccacCTGAGGGTGTGGCCCCTCTTTGTACCCACTTGGGACTCTCACGGGCTGTCTGTCTCTGCTCTGCTTTTCTGGGAGCTCTCCGAGCGGGGCAGGTTCCCTGTGTCCCCCATGGTAGGTGTCATGGCCTGAGAACCCCAGTTGGACATTCATTCTGCTCAGACATCCTTCCCCCCAAGGACCACGCCATCCCCAGCGGGGCCCCTCCTGCTCGAGCAGCCGTATGGCTCCTAACCACCGTCCACATTCCGTCCCTACACAACTTCCTCCATCACACTGGTTATCAGGAAAGGGGTTGCGTTGGTGTCCAGGCTCTGCATGTTTCTATTCCAGAGGGCTGGAGCCAGGATCGTGGGATAATTGAGCCTGAAGGAGATGAGGGGGGAGGAAGATGGATGCAGAGGTTGTTTGATGGACAGCCGGCCTTCTGAGAGGAGGCTATGGGCTCCATGCCCCGCTAGACTGAGTTTTCTGCAGATCAGCTTATGCTTTGTTTCTCTCTTCCAGTGAAATGTCTTAAGAATACCCCAGCCTTCTTTGCTGAAAGGCTCAACAAGGCCATGAGGGTAGGTAAtccccaggtgcagggtctgggtgAGGGGGGTGCCTCAGCCCATTCTGTGATTGGGACCTTACTCAGGGGAGGAAGCTTGAGGAGAGCCAGCCTTCCTCCAGAGAGGgcggggaggggcctggggcccAGGAAAGGTGGGGACTGGATGGTGAGGAGGTCCACAGCTCATGCCCTTGGGCCACTCTCTTTAGGGAGCCGGAACCAAAGACCGGACCCTGATCCGCATCATGGTGTCTCGCAGCGAGATCGACCTCCTGGACATCAGAGCGGAGTATAAGCGGCTGTATGGCAAGTCGCTGTACCACGATATCACGGTACGGGCCTCTGGGGGCCGTCTGGGCTGTCTCCCTGGCCGCTCCCCCATCCCCTTTGCTCCTCCTCCTCACAGCGCCATGGGCTTGGCCTCAGCCAAGCATGGGCATCTCGCCTGTGGTCCTCTACTCACCCTCTTCAGTTTTCCCTTGTTCCTCTGCACGCACAGCAGCAGCTTGTCAGCTCCTGACGGCAGGGAGGGTCTTGACCTTGCTCTCGCCCCACCCTACATCCCAGCATCCAGCACAGCTGCTGTTGAGCAGGTGGCTGGCAGAGGAGGGTCCACAGTCAGCATGAGAGACTCGcagcaccaccacccccacaTGAATGCCTGGGGCCTGGCCTTCAGAGTCCAGCTGCCCCGTGGCTCTGGCATCCATCAGGGAGAGCTCAGGGCCCAGACCCCCGGAGGGTGCACGGCTCTGGCTCCCTGACGAGCCACCTCTTGCAGGTTTAGGGTGGAGGCAGCGCAGGGAGGTGGTTCAGAGCGAGGGCTCGGGGGTCACACCACTTGGGGTCCAGTTCTGGCTTTTCTGTTGATATTTGCTCACTATGTGATCTCACACAGCTTGCTCAAACCTCCCTGAACCCTAGTTCCATCATCCTTAAGATGATCCCACCCCCAGAAGTGTTGGATCTTGAAGGAAGCGGTCCATGTAAAGCGTACTGTGTGACATGTGCGTGTCTAGTAGAGACTAGTGCCTCTTCGTCACTGTGTGCCAGAGACAGTCTGACAAAATTGATCTCTGTTGCAGGAGGAGTGGGAAGGAGGGGGGCTTCTGATAGTTAAATTCTGAATCTTAAAATTGAAGTTGCCACACCCAGGTCCTGATTTCAGACTCACTGATGTTTGACGTTGGGCATCTTCTTGAGAGaagcttctctctcttttctcggCTATAGAAACAATGCTGCTGATAGCAATCTTGTGTGCTGTGGGCATCTGGAATAAGCCATAGGCCTTGCCCTCAAGGAAGAAAATGATTAGAAATTAGCTCATTGTGGCCTTACTTCTAAGTGCAGCGGACAGTTGGAGGAGAGCTCAGTGTGAACTGGGAGCCAAAGTGGTAGCTGTCTCCTCCACCGGATGGTCGTGTCACAGCAGATGGCATTTCCGGCACAGGACACAGTAGTGCCTTACGGTATAATCCCTGTTTAGCACAACAGAAACGCACTGGGCAAAGACCGCCATCAGTCAGACCTGGGTAGGGGCGTTTCGGGctgtttaaacatttttgtgtttgtttttcaaatgctGACTTTGATCACTGGGGTGAGTACAGCTGTCAGTTTTTTCACTGGAGGAGACTAGGGAGGCTGAGCTACACTGTCCATGGTCCATGCACCTGTGAGGCCAGCATGTGAGCTGCTCACCTGCTCAGCAAAATGGGAAATTTCGTAAGATAGGGCCACCTCTCTGTAAGGGCACTTTGGGCAGAAGAAAATCAAGAGCCAGGAAGCCAGAACTGGTCGAGCCTTTCTTAACTTGATGTCTTACTCCTTTCTGTGACCAGGGAGACACTTCAGGGGATTACCGGAAGATTCTGCTGAAGATCTGTGGTGGCAACGACTGAGCAGTGGCTGGCAGGTCACTTCTGTCCACCCGCTGGCAACAGCAATGCCAGGAAAAGGCTGAAAGAATGTTTGTCTGTTTCTAACAAATCTACAAAGTAGCCCCCAGGTGTCACAGTACAGACCAACTGTAGAGCCTCGGCCccatctcctcccccaccctTGATCCATGCATTGTGCTTGTGCCTGAGAACCTAGTCAGTCTTGAACTCTCAGGACGCCTCCTCCCATCCGCACCCCTCACAGCCTCTTGCAGCTAAAGTAGATATTTTGTTTCCTGACTCATGCAATCATTCCCCTTTGCTTATGGATGAAACTCTTGGCTTCCTTCTAGTCATGTAATTTTGTATGTtcagaggttttttgtttttttttttttaatatgtagttgCAGACAGTTGCATACACATCTTTGCTGCATACAAAGTTTGGGTGTGAAAGAGGTAGGGGGTTGGAGTGCCATGTCTTCACTGAGGAGTAAAAGGGAAAACCTTTAAGGGTACACTTTCTGCATCTGGTGAAAATGTGTCATGAGCTTTGTTATTGCCAAACTCACtcctttttagaaaagaaaaggccaGAAAGTCGTCTGTTCTTTCTTCCACACAAACCACAAGAACAAAGCCAGTTCCCTGCCAGTGACAGGGCTTCTTGTAATTGAGAATGTGCCTTAAACCTGAATGTCGATGGCCAAATGCTGTTtccaaattaaagtcagccaGCTCTGGAACGTTCTGGAAATGTTTTCTTGGTGCCAGTTTGCTTTCTCATGCTTCATGATTCTGCCCTATAGCTTAGGGGTTCCATCCTTATTAGCTCGTGAAAAGTTATAtggctttaaaaagaaacttgtgCTTCGGAAACCCTGAATATAAATAATTTGCACAGACTGGGCCTTAAGGACATGAGAAATGGAGGTTCCTGAAGTCTTTGCTCAGGGCCTGGATGCTGAAAAGGCACACAGAGTTTTTGGTAAGATGTGGGTACAGTGAAGTCCACTAGGGCAAGTAAGAGGAGTGTGGTCCTTCCCCCAGGTCTGGAAGGGAGGGAGTTATATTCCTAGCCTAGAAATCAGTAGCTTAAAATGTTTGCTTCATCAAGCTTCAAAGCTCTCTGTGTTCTTCTAAAAACAAGGACATCGTTACTCATTCCTCCACCTGGCCCTATACGGGGTTCATTCTCAGCAGAGGATCCAATCAGTCAAGTCCCCAACTCTACAAGGGGCTTTTGTCCCCTCCCACTCCTTGGAAAACTCACTTTGGCCTAATACTGGTGTCCACTCTGAACCCAGTACAGCCCTAAAGCAGAAAGAACACTGGTCCAGAAGTCAGGCATCCCCATTCTGGCCTCAGCTCAGCTACTGGGTAAGTTACTTCTCCTCTTTGGACCTAAAATGAAGGGGAGACTAGATCAGAGCTTCTTAAACTTCATTGTAGTCAGTAAAAATGATAGAGTAGGGATCTTGAAAAGACTGTACCTCCAAAAAACTGACAAGATGGCAAAACTATCAGAATCAACTTTATGAGAAATCTGGAAACGAACTGAAAGTTTgtagcaaccaaaaaaaaagctttaaaaaaacaaaaactgagtcTTGATAAGAGAGTCTTGTGGCATTCTCACTATCCATCTCACTATCCAGCCTTATCCTCCTCACCCCAGCCTGGCAGCCTCAAGAACAGTATCCACAGTCCTTAATAGGTTCTTAGCAATGGATGGAGCAGAATGGACCTTGTTCTCAAGAATGGTTGGTTGTTTCGATCTGTCCGGTTGCTTCCAGGAAGACTGACTTAAatgactttcttttattttacctaATTTGGAACTCTTGTAAGGTGGAGGTGGCAACCCTCAGGGACATTTGAAGGCAGTTTCATCAGCACCAGTGCCTGGAGAGGGGTTACAGTTGGGGCAAACAGGTGACAAATTGAAAAGTTTGGGGAGAAAAGGCTGACAGTGTGATGCTTTGCAGAGCAATAGTTTTGGAGTGCTCCCACTAACTCCTGGGAATCTGGAAGACCAAACGCATGTTCAGGGCTGGGTATATGCTCAGAAGACTTGCCTCTGGCAGACCTTCAGGCTCTGCATTTGCAGGAAGTGAATGCTACTGCAGAGTCACAGACTGGCTGGCTGAATATCAAAAGATTGCCTCCAGTACACACAGAACACATTTGTAAAGACTGGGAGATTGGGGTTTTGTTCCAGGAGTTAAAGGAAACGTTGAATCACTAGAGGCCATTAAGTTAGCTGAACAGATACTTCAGTGGCCACGCTTGACAGAGaacacagacttttaaaaaaatcagttcagaAAGTCACTAGAGAAACTACAAGAAATTCAGCAAGCAGCAACAACAGACTCAGGAAGGGGAGgaatctgatttccagagtttTCACATAATGTTCAAAAACTGcccagttttcaacaaaaattaCAAGGCATGCAAGGCAACAAAGTACTACCCAAAGACAAGATCACTTAGGTTCAAGAAGATATTtgagaaagcagaagaaagagtTGGCAAACTTCAAGATAGGTCAATTGAGATCTTGCAATCTGAGGAGAGAAGTGAACGGAGCCTAAGACCTGTGGGACCTCACCAAGtgtaccaacacacacacatgggagtcagaggagagagagagtggaaatatttgaagaaacagtGGCTGGACTCTTACAAATTTGATGAAAGACATTAGTCCACACATCCCAGGAACTCAGATCATAACGGGTATTTTTATGAAGATCTGCTTTGAGACACATTATAGCCAAAGTGTTGACAGACAAGGAATTGTGAAGTCAGCAATAGAGAACTGCCTTGTCACATACAAGCGGTCTTCAAAAATGTTAACATCTGATTTCTTGTCAGAAACCATGGAGGCTAGAGGGTTATGGGATGACATATTCAGTGCACTGGGAAAAAATGTCAGCAGGAATCCTATATCTAGCAAAATAGTCTtcaaaaatgagggaaaaattAACGTTCCTGGATGAACAAAAATTGAGACAGTTTTTTGCTAGTAGACTTTCTGTATgagaaatgccaaagaaagtcCTTCAAACTGAAATGAAAGGATACTGTAATTAAAACccacatgaagaaataaaacactgtTAAGGTATTAAcgtggctaagtcacttcagtcgcgtccaactcttgccgtcctgtggactgtagcccgccaggctcctctgtccgtgggattttccaggcaagagtactggagtgggttgccattccctactccagaggatcttcctgaccctgggattcaaCCCGCGTCTCTcatacctcctgcactggcaggcaggttctttactgctgtacTACCTGGGAGGCCCGTAAGTACTTTAAAGGGAGTAAATGCCCCAGTTAAGAGCATACCCTAATAAAATGTTTAATCCATCAAGACATAACAACTATAAATACATAGGCATCTAATAGTAGAGCCCCGGAAAGTCAGAAACGTGACAATGGAAGGGAGAGGCAGTTAAGCAACAGTGGGTGGAGACTTCAGCACCTCACTCACCCTATTGGATAGAACAGACGAAAGGAGTaagatacttaggaataaatttaaccaaggtggtgtaagacacacacacacaaaatcctgtGCTCATGGATTAGAGGACAGTACTATGGAGATAGCAATACTCTAAAAATTGATGTATAAGTTCAATATGTATCAAAACTTCAACTGCCTTTTGTCCATGTGGACTGGCTGATCCTTAAATCCATAAGGAATTGCAGGGAATTCCTCAAAAAGCCAAGAGTCTTGAAAAGGAACGAAGAGAACTCATAGTTCTTAATTTCAGAACTTGCCACAAAGCTGTAGTAATTCAGTGCAATACTGGCATAAAGAAGGTATATAGAAACATGGGATAGAACTGAGATGTAAACCTTATGCTAAAATAgtttttgacaagggtgccaggaccattcaatggggaaagaatattCTCTTCAACAACAAACCAACTAATGAAGTTGAATCTTCACCTCACACCACATACAAACATTGACCTAAAATAGCTTTAAACAAAACAATGTAAGAACTAAAGCTATAAAAATCTTAGAAGACAGGAATAAATAATTCATAACTTTGGGTATGTCAGTGGATTCTTAGATTGATAGCAAAAGAACAAgcaaaaaacagataaattgaaTTTCGTCAAAACAAATTTGGATATCAAAGGACTATCAAAATAAgataacccacagaatgggagaaaacacttGCTAATCATATCTCGGATAAAAGTGTAGTATCCacaatacataaagaactcttacaactcaacagcaaaaagacAACCTAGTTTTTTAAacgggcaaaggatttgaatagacttTCTCCAAAACATAACAAAAGTGACTGACaagcatgaaaagatgtttagcGTCACTAATCATCAGGTGAATGCAACTTAAACCCACGAGATGCCCCTTCACGCCCAGTGTGATGGTTGCCACCAGGGAGGTGTGTTGGGGAGGATAAGGAGAAACTGAACGTCGAACATAAATACTGCTAGTAGGAGCGTAAACTGGTACAGTGGCTGTGCAAAAATGGTGAATCTTCAAAACCTTAGAGTTACTATTTGACTCAACAGTTCCATCCGAGAGAAGTGAGAACACATACCCACCCAAACTTACGCATGAATGAATGCTCATAGTGTTATTCAGAATAAGCCCAAAGTGCAGACAACCCACATGTCCACAGatttgatgaatggatgaataaaatgtgatatagcCACAtagtgggatattattcagctataaacaAAAGTGAAGTAttgatacaacatggatgaaccttgaaaacatggtAAGTGAAAAAACGTCAGACAAAATGTTAGTGGTTTCCAAGGGAGGTTGGGAGGGGGGATGGAAAATGACTGCTTAACGctacaggctgctgctgctaagtcacgtcagtcgtgtccgactctgtgcgaccccatagacggcagcccaccaggctctcctgtccctgggattctccaggcaggaacaccagagtaggttgccatttccttctccaatgcatgaaagtgaaaagtgaaagtgaagtcgctcagttgtgtccgactcttagcgaccccatggactgcagcctaccaggctcctccacccatgggattttccaggcaagagtactggagtggggtgccactgccttctccataatagTACAGGGGGTGATGAAAATTCCTAGAATAAGGTGGTGGTGATTGCACACCACTCTGAACCCACTTAATTGGTACCATTTTATATggttaaaatttagaattttatgtgaattttacctcagtcgaaaaaaggtaaaaaaaacctaatgtacacacacactgcatGGACAGTCTCATCAGAATGGAGGTTCCGGGCAGGGCCCGCAATTCAGCATCTTCGATGAACTCAGGTGGCTCCTTTGCTGTTCGACCATGGCCACATACTGAGTCACAAGGCTACTCAGGGCCCCTCCACTGTGCTGCCTTAAAGTTCTGGGCCTCAGGTGCCTCACCTCTTGAACCCACCCCTGCCCTGTCCATCCCTGTAAATAAGGGTGGAAGCGTGCAGGTGGAATTGTGCTCCTACGTCTGAGTCTGCAGGGGTGCGAGCCTCAGGGCATGggggcagatggagaaggggcTGTGGCTGCAGAGGTCACTGTCAGCAGACAGAGAGGACCAAAGGAGTAGGTTTTATTTTGCACAAAGCTGAGGAAGCCAGGCCAGAATGCCTGTTCTGTTCTCAGAGGAGGGCTGTCGTGTCACTGCCAGCTGCTGGGCGGCTCCAGCTCTGGTGCTCAAAAGCGATCTGAAAGAGAGGGGACAACCTGGGGGGTGAGTGAACGGGCACTGACTGCCGCCTGCCCTCCCCTGCCAGTCCCCCAGGGACTCCTGCGCCAGGAACACAGAGCTCACGGAGGAGGCAGCTGCTCTGCGTCAGGGTGTTGCGGACTCTGCTGGGTGCCCTTTCCTGATGCTGGGCTACAGCAACCCTGGGGTTGTGGGCAGACAGCTCTCTGGGGGagtcgggggcggggggagtcCTCCCAATTCTGTCTCAAGGAGAAGCGGGAGACTCCCTGGCTTGTCCATGGAGTGGAGCAGTTGTCCCCACTGCTGCCCAGTCCCAGAGGCTGTCATCTCCGCTACCCGAGCTGCTCACCATCTCCATCTCCCAGGAGGTCGGGGATCGGGCTGAAGGGCCCCGGGGGCAA
This genomic window contains:
- the ANXA11 gene encoding annexin A11 isoform X3, with the protein product MKGFGTDEQAIIDCLGSRSNKQRQQILLSFKTAYGKDLIKDLKSELSGNFEKTILALMKTPVLFDACEIKEAIKGAGTDEACLIEILASRSNEHIRELNRLYKTEFKKTLEEAIRSDTSGHFQRLLISLSQGNRDESTNVDMTLVQRDVQELYAAGENRLGTDESKFNAILCSRSRAHLVAVFNEYQRMTGRDIEKSICREMSGDLEQGMLAVVKCLKNTPAFFAERLNKAMRGAGTKDRTLIRIMVSRSEIDLLDIRAEYKRLYGKSLYHDITVRASGGRLGCLPGRSPIPFAPPPHSAMGLASAKHGHLACGPLLTLFSFPLFLCTHSSSLSAPDGREGLDLALAPPYIPASSTAAVEQVAGRGGSTVSMRDSQHHHPHMNAWGLAFRVQLPRGSGIHQGELRAQTPGGCTALAP